Within Suricata suricatta isolate VVHF042 chromosome 12, meerkat_22Aug2017_6uvM2_HiC, whole genome shotgun sequence, the genomic segment GAAGGTCAAGTGAAAGCCCCTGAAACTTGCCTCCTACCCACCTGTCTCAGCCAagataataagttaaaaaaaaaacccaatatcaCCTGGCAGGGGAAATGTAGAGATTAGTGCTACCCATGGAGACCTAGGGGATGGACCCCATCCTACCCCTATTTAATTCATCAGTCTGAtccttaaaaaacacagaaatggcaGTGGATTTCGACAAACTCAAGCAAACAGTAGCCCCAATTTCAGCTTCTGTGCCGGTGGCATTGCCAGGATGGATCAGCAAGGCCTCAGGGACTCAGAGGCTGGCCTGCTATTTGACCACTCACATCAGGAACCATTGACATTCCCAGAGAAGGACAGCCATTCACATTTATGGTTTTGCCCCCGGTCTCTCCCACCTTTGTCATGTTGTCCGAAGGGCCCTGGTCATCTGGCCATTTGACAGAGCATTGCAATGACATCCTCCTAAATTTGGCTGGCTGAACAAGAAGTAACAAGGGAAGGAAGCCTTCTATAAGACGTAGGTGCTTCCGAAGGTGGAAGATAAACTCTGTGAAGACAGGTGGGGGCCGGGGAGTTCAGTGGTCTGAACAGCTGGCCCCTAGCAGAGCTAACTAGGGGACAGTCAGAGACCATAAGGCTAGAGCTGCCCCTAATGAAGTGGGCTCTATGATGCTCGCTAAGTGGTAAATTCAGGTGGGCCCAGCAGATGATAAGTGATCTGTTGTGATCTGCCCCTGCCACACCAGCgcctctccctcattcatgccCATGACCTATTCCGAGGTCCCCCAGGGCCAGCTGGCAGAGGAAAAAGGCTAAGCTGGATGGAAAATGAGCTGGCTCTTTATCAGATGTCTCACAGGGTCTCCTGCACCCTCTAGTGCAGTTGCTGTGAGCAACGCCAGCAGCCATGTTGTGAGACGTCCTACGGAGAGGCAGGGAAGTTCGGAGACCTTCACCCAGGAGCCAGTGTGAAATCGAGTCCTCATCCAACAGTCTGGGAGGAACTGATTCTTGCCATGAGGCAGCTTGGAGGTGGATCTTTCCCAAGCTGAGCCTTCCTGAGGGGACTGAGGCCCCCACTAGCACCTTGACAGCAGCGCTGTGAAGGGCCTTAAGGCAGAAACACCCAGCTAAGCCACAGCCAGATCCCAGACTCCTAGACACTTCCATAATACACGGTCTTTGCTTTAAGCTGCTGGATTCCAGAATATTTGCTATGAGGCCATAGATAACTTATACAGTCCCATCCATTGTCTCTTCTCTGGCTTTTCCCCAGCACCTCCCAGGATCCCATCTCCTCCCCAGAGTCCTTTGCTGGTGCCTCCTACCTGTTAGGGTTTCCCAAGTCCCAACGGCCTTCTCTTCTCACCACACTCACTCTCTGGATTGCCCAACCACTCTCAAGACAATCTATGGCTGCAGCTCAAACTCCCTCTGCAGCTCCAGACCTGAGCACTGAATGACCACCTGGATATCTCCACTCAAGGCCCATGTTCAACACAGCCAGAAACAAACATCCACTTTGCCCCCAAATCTGTCTTCCCTCTGAGCTCTCCATCCCAGAGGTGGTGCCAGCCATCATCCACCTAGTCTCCTAAACCAGAATCCTGGTGCCATCTTCGGTGCCTCCCTTTTGCCTGTCCTCAATACCCAATGCCGATCGATTCTTTCTCCTAAAAATCGCTGGGATATTTCCAAGTCCTTATCATTTCACTTGCACCTACACTGTGTTCCATCCAGAGATGCTTCTGCACCGTCGTGCTCACCAAGGCACCTGCTCTAGCTCGAGGTGCCTGTAACTGGAGAAAGGACAGCAGCCACGGTCTCCAATTTGGTTCAATCCACCACCACCCAAGAAACAGCCTGAGGGCTTCTCCTTTGGCGGGCAACGGGGGCAAGCTGTTTCACCAAAACTACAGAAATGCTTAGAGATCCCCGCTGCGCCATGGTCTCTACATCGTTACAGCTGATGTTCTTTGTATCTGGaccgtctctgtctctttgcttcCCTCAGTCAAAGATAACTCCTACTAGAATACCAAATTGGCCTTCTACAATCCCGGAGATGTTTGGGTGCTTAAAGAATTCAGTCTGAGAGCTTTTGGAGTAGCTGAAACAGACTTTCTGTTCATAAGACCTCAGGAAACagggctctgagcctcagttgccccatctgtaaaatgtccACAGGATGACCAGGGTCACGCAGGCAGCAGGTGGCGCTGGTCCTCATTGCCCCCTAACCGCAGCTCCAGCTCCCGCGTCCTTGCGGGTCGAAGTGCCGAGAACGGAAACGGAAGACGTGGCAGGCAAAGGGCCTCCAGCGTGTGGGCGTGGCCTCTGAGGCATGGGCGTGGCTTCTTCCTCTGGCCCGCCCCCCCGCGCACGCAGATGAGGCCGACGTCATGACGCCCTGTTCTTTCGGACGCTTCCCGGGCTCGGGCGGGTCACGTGAGCCACTTTTCGCGCGAAAAGTTGTTGCCGGAGAGGCGGCGGGGAGCGTGGCGCGGCGATGGCGGTGAGCGCGCGGGTGCTCGGCCGCGGACTGCGCGGTTGCAGTGCGGAGGGCGCGGGCATGGGGTGCGGTGGGTGGTCCCCGTGAGCCAGCAAGTCCGCGTTGGGGGCCAGGCGCGCGGGCGGTGTGGGCGCGAGCCGGGGCGAGGGGCCGGCTGCGCGCTTCTGTTCTCCAGGTTCTGTCGCTGCGCTCGGTCCCGCCGGGAGGTGGCCTCCGGATGGGGTTGGGGCCTTGAACCCTGGTCTGGAGCCAACTTCTCCCCGGTACTCATCTCTTGGCTTGCAAAGCCAGCGGGCACCGCACCAAGCTAGGAGCTCAGAATTCCTTAACCCGAGCTGAGTGACCCACTCAGCCACTGTCCTTTACCCACCCCGCACATGCTTGTGGGGCACCCGCTCAGTGCCTGGCGGGAGATGTGCACCAGACAGACAGTATCTTCGGCCACGTATTGTGGTATTTTCTGTCCACtgatcttattttttgttttctctccagtAGTCTGGAAGTTCCAGATCGCTTGTGTTTTAGTACACTCATGTATTCTGTTTTCTGGCGCAGTGGCCTGCATCTTGTGGGTGCTTTAATGGGGGGAAGGCGTGCTTCCAGGAGAGGAATGCTGGAGGAATAGAGACACAGGGATATAGACAAATGAGGTACCCTTAGTGACTTGTGCCGGAGAAGGGAAAGGTGAGTGAGTGGCCGCAGTGTTTGAGGAAGTGATATTTGAGCTGGTTCCTGTTGGCACAACTCACAGGAGAGCCTTCCAGGTGGAGGGAACTTCGATGGCAAAGTCCTGAGGCTAGCTGGGTTTTTGGAATGTCAGGGTggcaaggggaggggacaggggcacAGGTGGAGAGGGCTGCCTTACAGGAATCCTAGTCAGCCCTCACGTTCTTGGCCCTACATCACAGGAATCCTCTGAGTCCTACACTGTGGCATCCAGCCCAGCCCGGCGGTCGCGACATGACCCTCTCACTTCCAGCCCTGGGCGAAGCTCCCGTCGCACAGATGCCCTGACCTCCAGTCCTGGCCGTGACCTTCCCCCTTTTGAGGATGAGTCTGAGGGACTTCTAGGTACAGAGGGACCCCTGGACGAAGAGGAAGAAGATGGAGAGGAGCTCATCGGAGATGGCATGGAGAGGTATCTTCATTCAAGGCCAGGCGCTCCGCAGGTAGTTTTGCGGAGAGCCCATGGTGTGTCCAGGGACCTTGCTTGGGAGCAGGGGTAGCAGATGAATCAGTATCCTTGTCTATGCGCGCCCCTTAAGGCAGGGGCcatggagagacagacaggtaCATGGAGCCACCTCGGGTTTGTGTAACTTGCTGAATCTTAGTCTGGGCCCTAAGGCCTGGGTAAGGCTCAACTCCGGATGTGCATCCCAGGGGACGCACGGAGTCTCTAATGTGATGGACCGCATCACGGGTGCCAAAGGTGACTTGGATAAGAGGAAGAGTAGACAGCTGAGTGTTTTTCTGCAACTTCAAAGAAACTGGGCAGGTGCCTGATGAATTAAGAGTTTGATGCCATTCAGCCAACGTTTATTATGCCTGATCTATACCAGGCCCTGAGTTCCATCTTCTCACACTTATTTATAAACCTGTGTTGAATGTTAGGCTTCACGGTAAGAGCGTGGAGTAAGTAAGCTCTGCACAGGAGTGGGTTAGACTGCTGCTTTCTACCCCGTGTTTACCAGCAGGATTTGGTGTAGATGTAGACTCTAGTACGTAGAATTGCACGAATGCCCAGGAGCCCTACGGAGGTCCTTTGGGACCTTCTTTTACTCTAACTCCAGGGGTTCCAAATGCGGGGTCTTTGAGAGTATGATACGGGCCATCCTACAATCCATGGAGAGTGCCCTTTGCGAGCCACCGGAGGGACTTGAGGGGGGCTCTCTGGATCTTTCTGGTCTTTGCTTTAAGCATCATTACCGTAGATGAGGAGACTGACTGTATGGTGTGTCACACAGCGGAGGGAATTAGGAGTCTTTGGACAGACACCTGAAgttttatgtgaacatatgttttccaTTGTCTTTGGCATATATCTGGGGATGAATTGCTGgctcatatggtaactctgtggccaatcttttttttttaaattctagttagttaacacagtgcgatactggtttcaggaatagaattcagtgattcattactggcatacaatactcagtgctcatcacaagtgccctctttaatactcatcacccatttagcccatccccctcctctccagcaaccctcagtttgttctagaatgttaagagtctcttagggtttgcttccccctctttttataaagtccccttcccatgtgttcatctgttttgtttcttaaattccacatatgactgaaatcatatgctgctttctctgacttatttcggtTAGTATAACAAACTCTAGTTACATCCACGTTgtagcaaatggcaggattttattctttttgatcgctgagtaatagtccatagTGTGTGtcgtatatatacacatctttatctattcattagtcactggacatttgggccctttgtatagtttggttattgttggtAGTGCcgtgaacatcggggtacatgtacCCTTTCTAtcctgtatttttgtatcttctggGTAAACacttagtagtacaattgctggatctggggtagttctatttttaacttttgtgggtttttgtggttttgttttttaattttttttacctttatttatttttgagagacagagagagcatgagcaggggagggtcagagagagagggagacacagaaaccaaagcaggctccaggctctgagctgtcagcacagaaacctatgcggggcttgaactcaggaaccatgagatcatgacctgaactgaagtcggccacttaacctactgagccacccaggcgcttctatttttaactttttaggtaaactccatactgttttccagagtggctgccccagtttgcggTTTCAccgacagtgcaagagggttcccctttctctgcatcctcaccaacacctgttgtttcttgtgttagtgttacccattctgacaggcatgaggtgtatctcagtgtggtgttgatttatattttcccGATGATGAGGGacgtatcttttcatgtgtctgttagccatctggatgtcttctgcccatttcttaactcaATTATTTGGTTTTGCAGTATTGAGTTTGTTAagatctttatagatttgggataccaaccctttatcagatatatcatttgcaaatatcttctcccattctataggctgccttttagttttgctgattgtttccttcactgtgcggaagctttttatcttgatgaagtcccagtagttcatgtttgcttttctttcccttgccttgggtAAGAAGTTGTGGCAGCCGAGGTCAAataggttactgcctgtgttcccGCAGAcggtcttttttcccattggatagtcattcctgctttgtcagattAGTTGCctatatagttgtgggtctatttgtgggttttctgttctgccccattgatctatgtgtctgtttttgtaccattTGGTTATTAATCTCCTGAGGACCCGctagactgttttccaaaacagctccaccattttacattcctacaagGGGTGTATGAGGGTTCTAGTTTCTCCGGTTCCTGCCACCACCTGTTAGTTTTCGGTTTAGGAAAAGCCATGCTAAAGGGTATGAGGTGGTACCTCactggggttttgatttgcaattctgcgatgattaatgatgtggaatgtctttttatttggcttactggccatttgtttatctaaggagaaatgtctattcaaatcctctgcccattttatgATTAGAGGGCTTGACTTTTTATTATCAAGTTGTAAGAGCTTTTAGAAtttattctggatacaagtcctttttcAGATacgtaatttgcaaatatcttctcaatCTGGCTGTTTTCTTAATTGGTGTCTTTTAAGgcacaaaagcttttaattttgattaagttcAGTTCGTTAATTTTTTTATGGACCAATTAGAATTTCATGGAGGACAGAGGACATCTCATGTGAGTTAAAAATCTCAGAGAACTAGACAAATACCATTtaactgaaaacatttaagaattagGAAATGGATCAGCCCAGAAATGTACCTGGGCCTGGGTTGTGTTTCTGGCATCAGCAGTGAGGGATTACTGAGTTTACTGCAAAAGGGGGGTAGGGTAGTTCCTCCACTcatgaaaaaaggggaaaaagattGTCTTGTGGGCGAAGGGCAGTATGGTATCAGGGAACAGACCTGCTGTGATTGACATGCATTTTGACACGCTCTCTGCTGAGTGACTCTTGGTAAAAGCCCTATCACCCCCATCATCctatttcctcctctttcaaaTGGAGTAATAATGGTGTCCCCCTCCCAGAACTGTAGGGAGGAGAGCCGGGCTTCACTCTCAGTGGGTCTTTTGTTCAGGGAACATTCCCCTTTCAAAATAATCTGAAAGGCGCCTGTGGCAAATGCGTCCTTGAAGATCTTAGAGCAGCTGAGACAGCTGAGCCAGTGTGTGGGCGTTTCAGAGAGGCTGGTGTGGCCGATGTCCATAGACGACCTTCCCAGGACTTTCAGGGGCTTGAGGCCGCATTGTCTGGGAGGGGGAAGGTGTGGGGAATGTTTTGCCCTGCCAAGGAGTTGGGGTTGGCTGCCTGAAGGTTTTGGGGTCCCTTCAATTCCCCTGGATGCTCAAAGCTGTCTGGagatcttttccttccttttttttttattatcgtggtaaaatacacataacacgAAATTTatcctctttatcttttttttaaatatttatttatttttgaaagaaaggaagagtgtgagtagggtatgtcagagagagaggaagacagagaatccaaagcaggctccaggctctgagctgtcagcacagagcccgacgtagggctcgaaaacatgaaccatgagatcatgacctgagctgaagtcagacacttaaccgactgagccacccaggtgccctatcctCTTTAAGTGTCCAGTTCACTCACGCTGTGGTGCAATCATCTCCGCCCCCAGCTCCAGAACTTCTTCATCCTTCTAAACCGAATCTGCagaatttgtccttttgtgattggcttactTCACTGAGCATATTGTCCTTGAGATTTACCCATGTGTAGCCCGTGTTGGACTGGTTTTCCTCTTGAAGACTGAATATACTCTGTGGTGTACACAGACCGGGACTCTTCTGGCCTGCTCAGCCTGGGGCTCCCGATTCTTCCAGAGCAGGCCCAGTTGGGAGGGGGGTGTTTTATTCTTGATAACTGATGGTGCATCCCCGGGCGCTCTCAGGGACTATCGTGCCATCCCGGAGCTGGATGCCTACGAGGCTGAGGGACTGGCCCTGGACGACGAGGATGTAGAGGAGCTGACGGCCAGTCAGAGGGAGGCAGCGGAGCGGGCCATGCGGCAGCGTGACCGAGAGGCCGGCCGGGGCCTGGGCCGTATGCGCCGTGGGCTCCTGTACGGTAGGTCCAGAGGTCTACACCTCTAGGGGCACAAGGCTGGTCCTTGTTCCCAGAGCCTTGGGGCACTGGGCAAAGCAGTTCTGGGGAAGGCCTCACCGGAGGGTATCCCGTTGGCCCCCAGACAGTGATGAGGAGGATGAGGAGCGCCCGTCCCGGAAGCGCCGCCAGGTGGAGCGGGCCACAGAGGAGGGCGAGGAGGACGAGGACATGATCGAGAGCATCGAGAACCTGGAGGACCTCAAGGGCCACTCTGTGCGTGAATGGGTGAGCATGGCAGGCCCCCGCCTGGAGATCCACCACCGCTTCAAGAACTTCCTGCGCACCCACGTGGACGGCCATGGCCACAACGTCTTCAAGGAGCGCATCAGCGACATGTGCAAAGGTGTGGCCTCCGGGCATCCCTGCTGCCTCTCCACTCACTCCATCTGCCTTGCAGAATTCTCCTGCTGAAGCCATTGGCTTGGGCCTGTGACAACACTTCTAGTAGAGGTGGGGAGTGCAGGGGTGCTGAGTGACCTGCCCGTAGCTAGACAGAAAGTACCACCTGAAGCTGGAGATGTCTGTCCCTTAGGCCAGTATAGAATGCGTTGTGCGTCTGCCCTCGGATGCTTGCCGGTTGTCCAGGGACAACAGCTGGACCACAGACATGTTTTTCAACATGCATAACACGTGGCGGGTTTCAGGCAAAAGTCTGGATTACTACTTCAGGCAGAAATTGGCACAATTCCGCGTGGCCGGAATTACATGTAAAAGGCGGCATGCGGATCTCGGTGCCCTGCTGTCCCCCCTGCTCCCTTTTGTCTTGTATTTGACACAGTTTATTCGCAGGTCTCCTTCGTGGCCCTCGTGTAAAGGGCACCCTGTGCACATTATTTCACGTGGTGTGATCTTGCACTACACCGTGTGACGTCGCATTTTGCAGGTCGGGAAGCCAAGGCTCAGATGTGTCACCTGGCTGAGTCACGCAGCTAACGCAGGGCAGGCTTAGAAGCCAGGGCTGGGGTCGCTGGGCCCAAGTCAGGGGTTTCGGGAGGCCAGGCCCTCATCCTCGgctgagctctgtctctgtccccgcccccagAGAACCGCGAGAGCCTGGTGGTGAACTACGAGGACCTGGCGGCGCGGGAGCACGTCCTGGCCTACTTCCTGCCTGAGGCCCCCGCGGAGCTGCTGCAGATCTTCGATGAGGCCGCAATGGAGGTGGTGCTGGCCATGTACCCGAAGTACGACCGCATCGCCAGCCACATCCACGTGCGCATCTCCCACCTGCCACTGGTCGAGGAACTGCGCTCGCTGCGGTGAGCAGGGGTCAGGCGGGTCTGGGTCCTTGGTACCCCTCCTCCCTCCGTGATTCTGTTTGAGGGAGCCCCTGTAGGGTCACAGATGGGTGGGGGGGCGGGCTCCAGCCAAGGGGAGAGCCCTCACCTTCGTGCCCTGGCACTGGGGTACAATGGGACGGCCCCGGGTCTTCTGGGCCCACCTGACTTACAGCCGTGACCTCTGGAAGGTTCGGGTTGGTGTGTGGCTGCCAGGCTCTGACCTGCTCGTGCCTACGCAGGCAGCTGCACCTCAACCAGCTGATCCGCACCAGCGGGGTGGTGACCAGCTGCACTGGCGTTCTGCCCCAGCTCAGCATGGTCAAGTACAACTGCAACAAGTGCAGCTTTGTGCTGGGGCCCTTCTGTCAGTCCCAGAACCAGGAGGTGAAGCCGGGCTCCTGCCCCGAGTGCCAATCCGCAGGCCCCTTCGAAGTCAACATGGAAGAGGTGAGAGACCGTCCCGGGCCCACTGTTGGGCCTGCCTGTCTGTGCAGGAAGGAAGGGTGTTTGGGCCACACCCCGAGGATCTATCTGGCAAGCCAGTTTAGTTTGGCCCATGTGGTGTTTTTGGAGAGTTCgagcaaatattttaaacagacaACATTGTTAAGAACATCAAAgttgatgactttctttaaaaaaatgagaagatcgGGCAAAATTGGGCTCACTTCTTGTCTGGCTGCACCCTTAGCAAGGCACCTGCTTTCCCGCCCCTCACCCACCCGGGGCTGGCTCCCCTTGATGTTACTGGGACCTGCGGGGGGGACAGACTCTCTTCAGGGGCCTCTATAGGGTAATGCCTCCGACCCTGCTGTGCCGTATTCAGCCAGCCCTGCTCAAAGACTCTGGGTTGTTTGCCTTTGTACTTGAATGACTTCATCCATAGAGTGGGGGTCCTCACAGAACCTGGGGAGATGCCCAGATCCCTTTACCGCCTTGCTGCCATAAGGGTTGGCTGCCAGCCGCTCTCCACTTCCAAGAAGCGCCCCCCCCTGGGGTCTCCTCACCAGGAAACACCTGAGAGCTTCTGCTCGTGGCCGACTCCAGCCAGACAGACTTGCTCAATGGTTCTGGCGCACCTTGCCTTGGGGAGGCGGAGCTGCAGGGCTGTACGTCCACTGAGCCCGCACCTTTGCTCAGGTTTTCTTCTGTCTGCTTAGCtcatcctgttttttttcttcaatgtttatttttgagaccgtgAGCATGAGCACGGAAGGAGCAGAGAAgcgggggaggacagaggatccggagggggctctgtgccaacagcagtgAAATCACTGTCATGATCGTTACCTGAACCAgtgtcagatactcaaccgactgagccacccaggcaccccttaatttttctttgacgtttatttgtttttgtgagacagagatagagaatgattgggggaggaacagagagagagggagacacagaatctgaagcaggctccaggctctgagctgtcggcacagagctcgacacggggctcgaacccacaaactatgagatcgtgacctgagccgaagttggacactcaaccaactgtgccacccaggcgcccctagagtgcCTGCTTTTAATGGCTGTATTTTGTGGCCTGGTTTTCAGACAGTGAAATAATAGGTGTTACAGTGAACAGCATGTAGGTATGTGATATTTGGCAATAGAGGCAATGTTTAGTGGAGGTCACTCTTTTGTTTGGCACTGATGTGTTTTTGACATACGACGTAATTTAACTCTCACTCCAAGGTTGACTTAGAGCATTAGCATCCCCATTCTGCGGAAAACGCCTAGAGAGGGGACGTCACTTGCCAAAGAGGTCACGGCCTGAGCCATGGGTTAAGGTTTGAACGAGCATCCTCATTCCAGTGTCCGTATGCGCAGGGGCTGGGCTCCATGGCATGCAGCAGGTACTTGACCGTCTGGCAGTAAGGAGGCATCCACGAGTGGTGGTAGGAGTGGGGACCATCCACGCACATACGTGGTGGTCACAGCAGGCTCATTCCCTGCTGTCTTTGGCTCTCCGTTTTCTAGCGAATTGATGGAAAGAGAAGAACCCAGTCAGTTCTCCCTCCTCATGGGGCCCTGGCCAAGGTCAGGTGGTGTAATAAGTCAGCGTTTAGAAGGGTGCAGAGACAGGCCCCCGTGACCTGCTGTTTGTGCCACACAGACCATCTACCAGAACTACCAGCGCATCCGAATCCAGGAGAGTCCCGGTAAAGTGGCAGCTGGTCGGCTGCCCCGCTCCAAGGATGCAATCCTCCTTGCCGATCTGGTGGACAGCTGCAAGCCAGGAGACGAGATAGTAGGTGGCCCGcagcggagggggtgggggaagcggagggggtgggggaagccgAGTTGCCAGGGAAACCAGCCCTGGCATTGTGGTCCATCCTAGAGGGTTGCTTGCAGCGGGTGTTAGGGGTGGGGGTCGGCTGAGGCTGGTTCTTCCTTTACCGGGAGGAGAAGCCCTCTGTCCTCGTTGAGGACTGGTGGGTTGGAACGTGGGATGTCATAGTTTTGCTTTGGCAGTCTGGGTTAGTCATCTTGGTGCCTGGCCTGGAGGATTTAGGGACGATGGAGGCCGTGGAGAGGAGGACCCGCCCCTGAGTCTGACCCTGGGCTGGCTCTCTGGCTGGTCTCCCCTCTCCTAGGAGCTGACTGGCATCTACCACAACAATTATGATGGCTCGCTCAACACGGCCAACGGCTTCCCTGTGTTTGCCACCGTCATCCTAGCCAACCACGTGGCCAAGAAGGACAATAAGGTTGCCGTGGGGGAGCTGACAGATGAAGATGTGAAGATGATCACCAGCCTCTCCAAGGACCAGCAGATTGGAGAGAAGGCAGGTGGAAGGCCTGGCGGGATTGTCGTGCTCCCAGTGGAGGCCAGAGGCCCGCTGCCCCAGAGCcacggtcttttttttttttttttaaatgttttttatttctttttgagttagattcagagcatgagcggagaggggcagagagagagggaggcacagaatcagaagcaggctccaggctctgagctgtcagcacaaagcctgaggcggggcttaaacccatgaacatgagatcatgacctgagctgaagtcagaggcttaactgcctgagccacccaggtgcccctcagagccACGGTCTTGATTCCCGGTCCCGGGGTCTGGGCTCCCTTCCTCAATCCTTCCTTCCCAGCGTCAGTTCAGAAAACTTGCCTTGATGGGGGGTCCTGGAGCCCCAGCTGCGTGGGATGGGGCTGGGGTGAGGAGTCAGTGGAGCGCTCGGAGCTTGGGCTCAGGGCTGGAACAGGTGCTATAGTGGGAGGGCACCCCCTGCCACCAGACTCCTTGCCCCACTACCCGAGATTGgtttcagggttttctttttcttaatttttaatgtttatattttgagagagacacagggtgtggaaggggggcggtcagagagaaagggagacacagaatctgaagcaggctcctggctcccagctgtcagcccggagcccgatgtggggttcaaacccgtgaactacgagattatgacctgagccaaagtcggctgcttaactgactgagccatccaggcgcccaggGTTTTCTTTGTTCTAATCACGGATGTCGTCATGGAAGGTTGGGGAGCTTGGGGTGCGTGTCGCTCGGCTCCCAGGTCGTGAAGTGTTCTCAAGCTCACGGCTGTCCTccatcttttttcccttccctcttcttttcagtgTTGAACACAGAACAGGTCAGCCCTCTTGTGGCCCCTGCTTTTTTCCTGAGGAGCAGACACTTGGTTCAGTGCAGCTTCCGTTTTGTTTAACAGATAGGACCCTTCCCTGAGGGCGGGGCCACATGTGGCACCCTCACCTCTGTCACCTCCACCTGGGCCACTGAGGTTGGGGATACCACCAGGAGGTCGGTGCTTTCCCATCCTCGGAGGATGAGAGCTTCATTCTGGCAGCGCACACAGTCCCAGAATGCCATTTGTGGCCATGTTCTAGGATCTTGGAGGAAGTCAGGCCTAAGACTTGCCCTCACGGGGCTCCTAGTTCATCAGGGTCCCCAGTAACAGGAAAGAGAATGATACACCAATCCTACGGAATCAGCACCATGGGAAGACGGTGTCACCTCTTCCCAGAGGAGACTTCGTGCTAATCCAGTGGGCGTGTTTTCAGGCTTGTTCGTGAGTATTCAAGCCGGTCTGC encodes:
- the MCM2 gene encoding DNA replication licensing factor MCM2; its protein translation is MAESSESYTVASSPARRSRHDPLTSSPGRSSRRTDALTSSPGRDLPPFEDESEGLLGTEGPLDEEEEDGEELIGDGMERDYRAIPELDAYEAEGLALDDEDVEELTASQREAAERAMRQRDREAGRGLGRMRRGLLYDSDEEDEERPSRKRRQVERATEEGEEDEDMIESIENLEDLKGHSVREWVSMAGPRLEIHHRFKNFLRTHVDGHGHNVFKERISDMCKENRESLVVNYEDLAAREHVLAYFLPEAPAELLQIFDEAAMEVVLAMYPKYDRIASHIHVRISHLPLVEELRSLRQLHLNQLIRTSGVVTSCTGVLPQLSMVKYNCNKCSFVLGPFCQSQNQEVKPGSCPECQSAGPFEVNMEETIYQNYQRIRIQESPGKVAAGRLPRSKDAILLADLVDSCKPGDEIELTGIYHNNYDGSLNTANGFPVFATVILANHVAKKDNKVAVGELTDEDVKMITSLSKDQQIGEKIFASIAPSIYGHEDIKRGLALALFGGEPKNPGGKHKVRGDINVLLCGDPGTAKSQFLKYIEKVSSRAIFTTGQGASAVGLTAYVQRHPVSREWTLEAGALVLADRGVCLIDEFDKMNDQDRTSIHEAMEQQSISISKAGIVTSLQARCTIIAAANPIGGRYDPSLTFSENVDLTEPIISRFDILCVVRDTVDPVQDEMLARFVVGSHIRHHPSNKEGELGGGGTQEPAMPNTYGVEPLPQEVLKKYIIYAKERVHPKLNQMDQDKVAQMYSDLRKESMATGSIPITVRHIESMIRMAEAHARIHLRDYVIEDDVSMAIRVMLESFIDTQKFSVMRSMRKTFARYLSFRRDNNELLLFILKQLVAEQVTYQRNRFGAQQDTIEVPEKDLADKARQINIHNLSAFYDSELFRMNRFSHDLKRKVILQQF